A genomic segment from Alteribacillus bidgolensis encodes:
- a CDS encoding glycoside hydrolase family 2 TIM barrel-domain containing protein: MKKLISRDENPPIVVMWCVANEASTMEENAHAYFKELIEETRKWDDRPLMNVNLILIEPQKCFVSSLVDVM, translated from the coding sequence ATGAAAAAGTTGATCAGCCGGGATGAAAATCCCCCGATTGTCGTCATGTGGTGTGTTGCGAATGAGGCTTCAACCATGGAAGAAAACGCACATGCGTATTTCAAAGAACTGATTGAAGAAACGAGAAAATGGGATGACCGTCCGCTTATGAATGTCAATCTAATACTGATTGAGCCGCAAAAATGCTTTGTATCTTCTTTAGTAGATGTGATGTGA
- a CDS encoding LysE family translocator yields the protein MDPLVILAFIGTAVVLTLSPGPDILFVIAQSISQNKQAGIATALGLCSGLLVHITAAAAGISAIIYQSSIAFSIVKYAGAAYLLYLAWLAFRDRSKTGLSNGTSPLQYLALYKKGIIMNLLNPKVSLFFLALLPQFTSPAAGSVTVQMLILGLVFLVQALVIFSIVSFTANKASRFVLENPGVSRRMNIIQGGLFTIIGLQILFSEK from the coding sequence ATGGACCCTCTTGTCATACTAGCGTTTATAGGAACTGCAGTGGTGCTGACGCTCTCCCCAGGACCTGACATTTTATTTGTTATTGCGCAAAGCATCTCTCAAAATAAACAAGCAGGAATTGCCACTGCGCTTGGTCTCTGCTCCGGTTTGCTTGTGCATATTACAGCAGCTGCGGCTGGAATTTCTGCTATTATCTATCAATCTTCTATTGCATTTTCAATCGTCAAATATGCGGGAGCCGCTTATCTTCTATACTTAGCATGGCTTGCTTTTCGAGATAGATCAAAAACTGGTTTATCTAACGGAACAAGCCCTCTTCAATACCTGGCACTATACAAAAAAGGCATTATTATGAACTTGCTCAATCCCAAGGTATCTCTGTTTTTTCTAGCTCTGCTTCCTCAGTTCACAAGCCCTGCAGCTGGTTCTGTAACAGTGCAAATGTTGATACTTGGACTTGTTTTTCTTGTTCAGGCTCTTGTCATTTTTTCTATCGTTAGTTTCACAGCCAACAAAGCAAGCCGTTTCGTGTTGGAAAACCCTGGAGTTTCCAGACGTATGAATATTATTCAAGGAGGATTATTTACCATCATAGGCCTTCAAATTTTGTTTAGTGAAAAATAA
- a CDS encoding TIM-barrel domain-containing protein: protein MNMDAYRFRWVEGRPSSIHLINAAEDTEIRIWILEENIFRIYIKGINEKPLPTWTVAPGMEDVPYEGRNRLDLSPFTCPAYSVNKINEQEFELFTSKLKLYIFMDSLKFIWYEKQNGDWKEIARDRDTQSYNLDGTLGRGRFHYMKRCREEMFFGLGEKAGPLNRHGHRYRMQNMDPMGYDPYLTDPLYKHIPFFMTRTKNRQWYGMFYDNLSTSVFDMGKELDNYHGFYRYYHAESGPLDYYMISGKDAAEVVETYSWLTGKTAFFPKWSLGYSGSTMTYTDAPDAQVQMNQFIQDCEDYEIPCHSFQLSSGYTSIESKRYVFNWNTTKFPEPKRFTTYYKEHGVNLCANIKPCLLKDHPMYEELKEKGYFIKNRTGEEEELVQFWDDLGAYIDFTNPGAVEWWKEKVKEKLLSYGIDSTWNDNNEFEIWDGEAKLHGFGSGLNMEDCRPVLSLLMTKTSLDAQKEFQPSVRPYAITRSGGPGLQRYAQTWSGDNYTSWDTLKYNVLTGIGLSLSGVYNFGHDVGGFAGGAPEPELFIRWIQNGIVHPRFTIHSWNDDGSVNVPWMYPDHIKPIKRLMDFRETITPYLYQLMKDAHDQYKPMIQPMFYYFGHDEKTLEESYQFMLGEQVLVAPVVEKGVREIDVYLPNNVKGWYDWHTGVFYTGGQAITAAAPMDRVPLFVQAGSIIPIDDKEDKMEKGEQRGYLCFPLQEEGSVQFSHYEDDGVSIDYKEGIYTVNEMELRTNAGGLEINIASTGSYILPYKEITLYFPKALDDGLIINDQTWTSSSSEYTIDIK from the coding sequence ATGAATATGGATGCTTATCGTTTTCGCTGGGTGGAGGGAAGACCTTCCTCCATCCATCTAATCAATGCAGCAGAAGATACAGAAATCCGGATATGGATTCTGGAAGAAAATATTTTTCGAATATATATAAAAGGCATCAATGAAAAACCTCTGCCGACCTGGACGGTGGCCCCGGGGATGGAGGATGTGCCGTATGAAGGGCGGAACCGGCTGGACCTTTCTCCGTTCACGTGTCCCGCCTATTCTGTAAATAAAATAAATGAGCAAGAGTTTGAACTCTTTACTTCCAAGTTAAAACTATATATTTTTATGGATTCCCTAAAGTTCATCTGGTATGAAAAGCAGAATGGAGACTGGAAAGAAATAGCGAGAGACCGGGATACACAAAGCTATAACCTGGATGGAACCCTGGGAAGAGGGCGGTTTCATTATATGAAACGATGCAGGGAAGAAATGTTTTTCGGCTTGGGGGAAAAGGCCGGACCGTTAAACCGGCATGGTCACCGGTACCGCATGCAAAACATGGACCCGATGGGGTATGATCCTTATTTAACCGATCCATTGTATAAACATATTCCCTTTTTCATGACGAGGACAAAAAACAGGCAGTGGTACGGGATGTTTTATGACAATTTGTCTACGAGCGTCTTTGATATGGGAAAGGAACTGGATAACTATCATGGCTTTTACCGTTACTATCATGCTGAATCCGGGCCGCTTGATTACTATATGATCAGCGGAAAGGATGCTGCGGAGGTTGTGGAAACGTATTCCTGGTTAACGGGGAAAACAGCGTTTTTCCCGAAATGGAGCCTGGGTTATTCTGGATCGACGATGACCTACACCGATGCTCCGGACGCCCAGGTTCAGATGAATCAGTTTATTCAGGATTGTGAAGACTACGAAATTCCATGCCATTCTTTTCAGTTATCCTCCGGTTATACATCGATCGAGAGCAAACGTTATGTGTTCAACTGGAATACGACCAAATTTCCTGAACCCAAGCGTTTCACCACGTATTACAAAGAGCACGGGGTGAACCTATGTGCCAACATTAAACCGTGTCTGCTGAAGGATCACCCGATGTATGAGGAATTGAAAGAGAAGGGGTATTTTATTAAGAACCGTACTGGGGAGGAAGAAGAACTGGTTCAGTTCTGGGACGATCTCGGAGCCTATATCGATTTCACCAACCCGGGAGCGGTCGAATGGTGGAAGGAAAAAGTAAAAGAGAAGCTCCTTTCCTATGGCATTGATTCTACTTGGAACGATAATAATGAATTTGAAATATGGGACGGGGAGGCAAAACTACATGGGTTCGGTAGCGGATTAAACATGGAGGACTGCCGTCCGGTACTTTCCCTTCTTATGACGAAAACGTCGCTGGATGCACAGAAAGAATTTCAACCCTCGGTGCGTCCGTATGCAATTACGAGATCAGGCGGCCCCGGTCTGCAGCGATACGCCCAGACCTGGTCAGGCGACAACTATACGAGCTGGGACACGTTGAAGTACAACGTATTAACCGGTATTGGACTAAGCCTGTCCGGCGTTTATAACTTCGGACATGATGTCGGCGGTTTTGCGGGTGGGGCCCCGGAACCGGAACTGTTCATCCGCTGGATTCAGAACGGCATCGTTCATCCGAGATTCACTATTCATTCCTGGAATGACGACGGTTCCGTCAACGTACCGTGGATGTATCCGGACCACATCAAGCCGATCAAACGTCTGATGGATTTCCGGGAAACCATTACTCCATATTTGTATCAGCTCATGAAAGACGCACACGATCAGTATAAACCGATGATCCAGCCGATGTTTTATTACTTTGGTCATGACGAGAAAACATTGGAAGAATCGTACCAGTTTATGCTAGGAGAACAGGTCCTTGTTGCCCCCGTCGTGGAAAAAGGGGTACGGGAAATTGACGTCTACCTTCCTAACAATGTGAAAGGCTGGTATGACTGGCATACCGGAGTATTCTATACCGGCGGCCAGGCGATTACAGCAGCGGCTCCGATGGACCGAGTGCCATTGTTTGTGCAGGCTGGTTCTATTATTCCGATTGATGATAAAGAAGATAAAATGGAGAAGGGAGAACAGCGCGGCTATCTTTGCTTTCCTCTGCAGGAGGAAGGTAGTGTCCAGTTCAGCCATTACGAAGATGATGGAGTGTCCATTGATTATAAAGAGGGTATCTATACGGTTAATGAGATGGAACTCCGGACTAACGCTGGCGGCTTAGAAATAAATATAGCAAGCACCGGTTCCTACATCCTGCCTTATAAGGAGATTACGCTCTACTTTCCAAAGGCACTGGACGACGGGTTGATCATCAACGATCAGACGTGGACATCCTCTTCTTCAGAATATACGATAGACATTAAATGA
- a CDS encoding glycoside hydrolase family 2 TIM barrel-domain containing protein, with product MHKYPPVMFSEEFQVEFLRAYHEIFDTLGWLIGEHVWNFADFMTKEGIIRVDGNKKSISPETGS from the coding sequence ATGCATAAATATCCTCCTGTCATGTTCTCTGAAGAATTTCAGGTTGAATTTTTACGAGCCTATCATGAAATATTTGATACATTAGGCTGGCTTATAGGAGAACATGTATGGAATTTTGCTGATTTTATGACAAAGGAAGGAATAATAAGAGTGGACGGAAACAAAAAGAGCATTTCACCAGAGACGGGATCCTAA
- a CDS encoding transketolase → MSEIVSNEKLVRELEEKAKFIRLETVRLIDIAKSGHYTSVFSCAELFSVLYYHVMSVDPNNPDWEDRDRFVLSKGHAAVGLYPVLADHGFFPKEWLDSYTRVGSAFGDHPDMRKIPGIDFSSGSLGQGLSVSTGMAIGGNMSNKDYKVYCMLGDGELNEGQIWEAILSAANLKLNNLVAIVDRNQMSLDGFTEDIMPVNPIDQKFEAFGWETRHVDGHNLTELVELFDEISSTKREKPLVIIADTLKGKGVEGMELNNDWHLGYLAEKDRKKVEEEIHRGLQSRT, encoded by the coding sequence TTGTCTGAAATAGTGAGTAATGAAAAGTTAGTGCGAGAATTAGAAGAAAAAGCAAAATTTATTCGCCTGGAGACAGTCCGTCTTATTGATATAGCAAAGAGCGGGCATTATACCAGCGTTTTTTCATGCGCAGAACTGTTTTCGGTATTGTATTATCATGTAATGTCCGTGGATCCGAACAACCCTGATTGGGAAGATCGCGATAGATTTGTACTAAGTAAAGGCCATGCAGCCGTAGGTTTGTATCCTGTACTGGCTGATCATGGCTTCTTTCCCAAAGAATGGCTAGACAGCTACACGAGAGTTGGAAGCGCATTCGGCGATCATCCGGATATGAGAAAAATCCCTGGGATTGATTTTAGTTCAGGTTCTTTAGGCCAGGGGCTCTCGGTATCGACTGGTATGGCTATTGGAGGCAATATGAGCAATAAAGATTATAAAGTATATTGTATGCTCGGTGATGGTGAATTAAATGAAGGACAAATCTGGGAAGCTATTTTATCAGCAGCCAACTTGAAATTAAATAATCTGGTTGCCATTGTAGACCGGAATCAAATGTCACTAGACGGTTTCACAGAAGACATCATGCCAGTAAATCCGATTGACCAAAAATTTGAAGCATTTGGCTGGGAAACTCGTCATGTTGATGGGCATAATTTGACCGAATTAGTGGAGTTGTTTGATGAAATATCATCCACGAAAAGAGAAAAACCTCTCGTTATCATTGCTGATACGCTGAAAGGTAAAGGCGTTGAAGGAATGGAGTTAAATAACGATTGGCACTTAGGTTACCTGGCGGAAAAAGATCGAAAAAAAGTAGAGGAGGAAATCCATCGTGGTCTACAATCCCGTACATGA
- a CDS encoding sulfite exporter TauE/SafE family protein, which yields MVITALILLGFTASTYGTIIGAGGGFLFVPVLVMFYDISPEAAAATGLAIVFLNAAAGLPVFLKQHRVLLRTGLLLAAGAFPGTLLGERLVRFSSEAVFYALFACLLIGLGLYLILKKTPQAKDEVAATAENSYTLNEKELNEDQTIKLPVLLGIGSMLGVISSFFGIGGGWLLVPILVYGFGLSLKAATATSIFALALYSLSGLIPGIVNNAVDWNIVLWSGAGVLAGAQAGAILSKKMKGTTITRLLATVVIVIGASMIFQM from the coding sequence ATGGTTATTACAGCTCTTATTTTACTTGGTTTTACTGCGAGCACTTATGGAACCATTATTGGTGCAGGCGGCGGATTTTTGTTCGTCCCTGTTTTGGTAATGTTTTATGATATTTCTCCAGAAGCAGCAGCTGCCACCGGCCTGGCTATTGTTTTCCTAAACGCTGCTGCTGGCTTGCCCGTATTTTTAAAACAACACCGGGTTTTGCTTCGAACCGGTTTACTTCTCGCCGCCGGGGCCTTCCCTGGAACCCTGTTAGGAGAAAGACTCGTTCGATTTAGTTCTGAAGCTGTTTTTTACGCCTTATTTGCATGTCTTTTAATCGGCCTCGGTTTATACTTAATTTTAAAAAAAACACCTCAGGCAAAAGATGAAGTAGCAGCAACAGCAGAGAACAGTTATACTTTAAATGAAAAAGAATTAAATGAAGATCAAACGATAAAACTGCCTGTACTGTTAGGTATTGGCAGTATGCTTGGTGTTATTTCTTCGTTCTTTGGTATTGGCGGCGGCTGGCTTCTCGTTCCTATTTTGGTTTATGGCTTTGGGTTGTCATTAAAAGCAGCAACCGCTACTTCGATTTTTGCTCTTGCTTTATATTCTCTCAGCGGTCTTATACCTGGTATTGTAAACAATGCAGTGGATTGGAATATCGTTCTCTGGAGTGGAGCAGGGGTGCTTGCAGGTGCCCAGGCTGGTGCAATTCTTTCAAAAAAAATGAAAGGAACCACCATTACAAGACTGCTTGCGACTGTAGTCATTGTTATAGGAGCTAGTATGATTTTTCAAATGTAA
- a CDS encoding LysR family transcriptional regulator, which yields MRIQTFQLFCYVIEEGSISAAAKRAYLSQPAVTKKIRQLEEHYSTLLFDREHSTVVLTPAGERLYDHAKFIVKEYEQSVAAIEMLRGIQTQSLKIGSSYTLGEYVLPEIISAFQQESPSFQIHLSISNTPAVLADLEEENIDLAFVEGEVHNPEFDKKVIASDNIVLIVPPNHRWAEKKHIVPRELLNDRMIHRESTSASRQIVENHLFEKINLNQLENTLELSTTQAIKSAVQSGLGYGYVSRLAVRQELKAGLLYEVDVSGIHIQRPLWVASRVQRFAKDSISQFSDYVRHFLQKRSSIVS from the coding sequence ATGCGCATTCAAACGTTCCAGCTTTTTTGTTACGTCATAGAAGAAGGAAGCATAAGCGCCGCCGCAAAAAGAGCTTATTTATCACAGCCGGCTGTTACAAAAAAAATTAGACAGCTGGAAGAACATTATTCCACCCTCCTTTTTGATCGTGAACATAGTACTGTCGTACTGACCCCCGCAGGTGAAAGATTGTATGATCATGCTAAATTTATCGTAAAAGAATATGAACAGTCGGTAGCAGCTATTGAAATGTTGCGCGGGATCCAAACGCAATCCTTAAAGATAGGTTCGTCTTATACTCTCGGCGAATATGTCCTTCCGGAAATTATCAGCGCTTTTCAACAGGAGAGTCCCTCTTTTCAAATACATTTGTCAATCAGTAACACTCCTGCTGTACTGGCAGATCTCGAAGAAGAAAATATCGACCTTGCTTTTGTTGAAGGAGAAGTACATAATCCCGAATTTGATAAAAAAGTTATTGCAAGCGACAATATTGTTTTGATCGTACCCCCTAACCATCGATGGGCAGAGAAAAAACATATTGTGCCAAGAGAGCTTTTGAACGACCGGATGATTCATCGGGAAAGCACTTCAGCGAGCCGGCAGATTGTTGAAAACCATCTATTTGAAAAAATAAATCTTAACCAATTAGAAAACACACTAGAATTAAGCACGACGCAAGCCATAAAAAGTGCTGTCCAGTCTGGTCTTGGTTATGGTTATGTATCACGTCTTGCGGTAAGACAAGAACTTAAAGCAGGCCTTCTTTATGAAGTGGACGTCAGCGGCATCCACATTCAGCGACCGCTTTGGGTAGCTTCGAGAGTACAGCGTTTTGCTAAAGATTCGATCAGTCAATTTAGTGATTACGTACGTCACTTTTTACAAAAGCGATCCTCTATAGTTTCTTAA
- a CDS encoding TRAP transporter substrate-binding protein yields MKKYMKALGIGSLLLFAAACGNGEEQSSGDNSTSGGSSDGESAAQQEESHDLRLAHNLGEDHPVHKGLVDFKERVEEKSDGNMTVKIFPNGTLGSENEVLEQVQNGGIDMTKVSAGALENFASEYAVFSLPYVFEDEDHFFESMESDAVQELYEGTEEEGFIGVTYYDSGARSFYTQDTPIEHPDDLKGMKIRVMNSETQIDMVETMGGSPTPMPYGDIYTGLQQGVIDGAESNPTALTTGNHGEVAKAFSYDQHTRIPDIAVMSADTWNTLSENQQEIIKTSAEESTETQKEIWSEAVEEAKTEAKEMGVEFYEVDKEPFREAVEPMIEDYREDEAIADLLDEFESLR; encoded by the coding sequence ATGAAAAAGTATATGAAAGCGTTAGGAATTGGAAGCTTGTTACTGTTTGCTGCAGCCTGTGGAAATGGAGAAGAGCAATCATCAGGGGATAACAGTACGTCCGGCGGTTCTTCCGATGGAGAAAGCGCAGCTCAACAAGAAGAATCACATGACCTCAGACTGGCCCACAATTTGGGGGAAGACCATCCGGTGCATAAAGGTCTGGTAGATTTTAAAGAACGTGTAGAGGAAAAGTCAGACGGTAATATGACGGTTAAAATCTTTCCGAACGGAACCCTGGGATCGGAAAATGAAGTACTAGAACAGGTGCAGAACGGCGGTATTGATATGACGAAGGTTTCGGCAGGAGCACTGGAAAACTTTGCTTCGGAGTACGCCGTCTTTAGTCTTCCTTATGTATTTGAAGACGAAGATCATTTCTTTGAAAGCATGGAGTCCGACGCTGTGCAGGAATTGTATGAAGGTACGGAAGAAGAAGGATTTATCGGAGTAACGTACTATGATTCCGGGGCACGCAGTTTCTATACCCAGGATACACCGATTGAACATCCGGATGATCTCAAAGGGATGAAAATCCGCGTGATGAATAGTGAAACCCAGATCGATATGGTCGAAACGATGGGCGGTTCTCCAACACCGATGCCATACGGAGACATTTACACCGGCCTGCAGCAGGGTGTTATTGACGGGGCGGAAAGCAACCCGACGGCTTTGACGACCGGCAATCACGGCGAAGTGGCCAAAGCATTCTCGTATGACCAGCATACACGTATCCCGGATATCGCTGTGATGAGTGCAGACACATGGAATACCCTTTCTGAAAATCAGCAGGAAATCATTAAGACTTCTGCAGAAGAATCGACAGAAACCCAAAAAGAAATCTGGTCGGAAGCAGTGGAAGAAGCAAAAACAGAAGCCAAAGAAATGGGCGTCGAGTTCTATGAGGTCGATAAGGAACCTTTCCGCGAAGCGGTAGAACCAATGATTGAAGATTACCGGGAAGACGAAGCGATTGCTGACCTGCTTGATGAGTTTGAATCCTTGCGTTAG
- a CDS encoding TRAP transporter small permease, which yields MLNKMKTLISRIVMIVASILTVIMVAGAFWQVFSRYVLGDPSVYTEELLKFLLIWVALLGAAYAFSVNEHLAIVFLKNKLKDKKALTLQWLIDGLVIAFCIAVLIIGGWDLSNSTMGQLTPILNISMGWVYMILPISGCLIIFFQLINISERKKELKNREQSAQTEGEVIRE from the coding sequence ATGCTGAATAAAATGAAAACCCTCATCAGCAGAATTGTGATGATTGTTGCTTCTATACTAACCGTAATTATGGTAGCGGGAGCATTTTGGCAGGTATTCAGCCGGTACGTGCTGGGAGATCCCAGTGTATATACGGAAGAGCTTCTTAAGTTTCTTTTGATTTGGGTTGCTCTGCTGGGAGCAGCGTATGCGTTTAGCGTGAATGAACATTTAGCGATTGTGTTTCTGAAAAATAAATTGAAAGATAAAAAAGCATTAACCCTGCAATGGTTGATAGACGGTTTGGTAATAGCTTTTTGTATAGCCGTCCTTATTATTGGAGGCTGGGATTTATCAAATTCAACGATGGGGCAGTTGACACCTATTCTTAATATCTCAATGGGATGGGTGTACATGATTCTGCCAATATCGGGATGTCTCATCATCTTTTTTCAGCTTATCAATATCAGTGAACGGAAAAAGGAGCTAAAAAACCGCGAACAGAGTGCTCAAACAGAAGGAGAAGTCATTAGAGAGTAG
- a CDS encoding TRAP transporter large permease, which yields MAFQAAIVLFATFFMLLGIGVPISVCIGIASLTAALLAVPLDIILFTAAQNMVGGINSFALLAVIFFILAGSIMNNGGIAIRLINLAKLIAGRLPGSLAHTNVVGNMLFGSISGSAVAAAAAIGSVMSPLQAQEGYKRSYSAAVNIASSPTGFLIPPSGALIIYSLVSGGTSIAALFIAGYLPGILMGLSIMVVAYFIAKKEQYPVADPIPFKVKIKVILDAIPSLMLIVIVIGGIVAGIFTATEGAAVAVIYATLLALIYRSISWHDIPKILTESITMTGIVLFLVGASSVMSWSMTITGIPGEISNAILSISDNKIIVLFMMMVILLVIGTFMDITPAVLIFTPIFLPIATQMGVDPVHFGIILIFNLAIGIMTPPVGSALFIGSSVGKVSIEEVIPTLVKFFAALIIALFLVVYIPQISLFLPQLLNLL from the coding sequence ATGGCGTTTCAAGCCGCAATAGTATTATTTGCAACATTTTTTATGTTGTTAGGTATTGGTGTTCCTATTTCCGTTTGTATAGGGATTGCCTCACTGACGGCAGCATTGCTTGCTGTTCCGCTTGATATTATTTTATTTACAGCTGCCCAGAATATGGTCGGCGGCATCAATAGTTTTGCCCTGCTGGCGGTGATCTTTTTTATTTTGGCCGGCAGTATTATGAATAACGGCGGGATAGCGATCCGCCTGATTAATCTGGCAAAATTAATAGCAGGACGGTTGCCGGGGTCGCTTGCTCATACTAATGTGGTAGGGAATATGTTATTTGGATCCATTTCAGGATCGGCGGTGGCGGCAGCTGCTGCAATCGGCAGTGTCATGTCTCCGCTTCAGGCTCAGGAAGGATACAAACGAAGTTATTCAGCGGCAGTAAACATTGCTTCTTCCCCTACCGGCTTTTTGATACCCCCGAGTGGAGCACTAATTATCTATTCCCTTGTGAGCGGCGGAACATCGATTGCTGCGCTCTTTATTGCCGGATATCTTCCTGGAATTCTGATGGGGCTGTCGATCATGGTAGTCGCTTACTTCATTGCAAAAAAAGAACAGTATCCAGTAGCGGATCCTATTCCATTTAAAGTAAAGATCAAAGTGATTCTGGATGCGATTCCAAGCCTGATGCTGATTGTGATTGTTATTGGAGGTATCGTGGCAGGTATTTTCACAGCGACAGAAGGGGCTGCAGTTGCTGTCATCTATGCTACGCTGCTTGCCTTGATTTACCGCTCCATCAGCTGGCACGACATTCCAAAGATTTTAACAGAATCGATCACGATGACCGGGATTGTCCTGTTTTTGGTAGGGGCTTCTTCTGTCATGTCGTGGTCGATGACGATTACCGGCATCCCCGGAGAAATCAGTAACGCGATTCTAAGCATATCGGATAATAAGATTATCGTATTGTTTATGATGATGGTCATTCTTTTAGTCATTGGAACGTTTATGGATATCACCCCGGCTGTACTGATCTTCACACCGATCTTTCTGCCGATTGCGACGCAGATGGGAGTAGATCCGGTACACTTCGGAATTATCCTCATCTTTAACCTGGCGATCGGGATTATGACACCACCGGTTGGAAGTGCGCTGTTTATCGGAAGCAGTGTCGGAAAAGTTTCCATAGAGGAGGTCATTCCTACCTTGGTGAAATTCTTCGCTGCCCTTATTATTGCGTTATTCCTGGTCGTCTATATTCCGCAGATCAGCCTGTTTCTGCCGCAATTGCTTAATTTATTGTAA
- a CDS encoding transketolase family protein, translating to MVYNPVHEKFDNSLEEGSWNISIANGEGSSAVSGKVLADIRNERDDIVVFTADVMYSNRLADFAKAHPESFINFGISEQHMVSAAAGIATTGKIPYIGTFASFLSLLSCEQIRTSVAYPNLPVRLIGHHSGMTMGFYGTSHHALEDLSILRSMAEMTIICPTDPAQVEAAIRSTVDHPGPIYFRMGRGRDKQVYENVSEAFELGKANELRDGKDVSVITNGLTLRSVVDAAAQLEEEGISVNVIDMHTIKPFDDEAVKQAVAKTGKIMTVEEHSVIGGIGSCAAEVIADNNLNCEFSRHGIYDEYVLIGPPAALYNHYDLDAEGVAKRIREFVIGSNKE from the coding sequence GTGGTCTACAATCCCGTACATGAAAAATTTGATAATAGTTTGGAAGAAGGTTCATGGAATATTAGCATTGCAAACGGTGAAGGGAGCTCGGCAGTAAGCGGAAAAGTATTGGCCGATATACGTAATGAACGGGATGACATAGTAGTCTTTACTGCAGACGTCATGTATTCCAATCGATTAGCCGATTTTGCAAAAGCTCATCCAGAGTCGTTTATCAATTTTGGTATCTCCGAGCAGCATATGGTCTCAGCAGCTGCAGGTATAGCTACGACAGGGAAAATTCCTTATATCGGAACCTTCGCTTCGTTCCTGTCACTGCTTAGTTGTGAACAAATCCGCACATCTGTTGCTTACCCAAACCTGCCTGTACGTTTAATCGGTCATCACTCCGGTATGACAATGGGCTTCTATGGTACTTCTCATCATGCATTAGAAGACCTTTCTATTCTTCGTTCGATGGCAGAAATGACGATCATTTGTCCAACAGACCCTGCGCAAGTGGAGGCGGCGATTAGGTCTACGGTTGATCATCCAGGCCCGATATATTTCCGGATGGGACGCGGAAGAGATAAACAGGTGTATGAAAACGTATCGGAGGCTTTCGAACTTGGGAAAGCCAATGAACTTCGTGACGGAAAAGATGTCAGCGTCATTACAAATGGTTTGACATTGAGGTCGGTCGTTGACGCAGCTGCTCAATTAGAAGAAGAAGGTATTAGTGTAAATGTTATTGATATGCATACGATAAAACCGTTTGATGATGAAGCTGTTAAACAGGCCGTTGCAAAAACAGGAAAAATTATGACCGTAGAAGAACATTCTGTTATCGGAGGAATAGGTAGTTGTGCAGCTGAAGTGATAGCTGACAACAATTTAAATTGTGAATTTTCGCGTCATGGAATTTACGATGAATATGTACTAATTGGTCCGCCAGCTGCTTTATATAATCATTATGACCTTGATGCAGAGGGTGTTGCTAAAAGAATACGCGAATTTGTAATCGGTTCTAATAAAGAATAA